The nucleotide sequence AAAAAACGGTATTCAAACAATGGGAAAACACAAAGTTATCCAAAAAAACTTAGATTGTGTTCCTTGCGGAAAAGATGGTTGTAACGGCTCAAAAAGGAGCGATTGTCTTATAAATTTAGACTTAAATTTGATAAAAAATAGTATATCTCAGTTCTTCAAAGCTGAGTAAAAACTTCCTAAAATATCATTTTGATATATAAATAGCGTCTTTTTTAACCATTTAGCGTCTTTTTTAACCGCAACTCTTTTTATATATTTTAAATTATTATCAGGTTTATTTATACCTCGTTTCGTGGTATAAAATATCTCATAACCGATCTGTTTTGCCGCTTGCAACTTGTTTTCATCATATTGTCCGCGCGGCCAACAAAGATGAGCATCATCAAATCCTAAGCGATCTTTTATTATCTTTTTACAAGCAAAAATATCATCTTCAAATCTTAAATTTCCGAAATAAGCATCATCATGCCCATTTGTATGAGAGTGAAAATCAAAAACATCTTTCATTTTTTCCACCTCATCCCAGTTTAGAAACAAACTAGCAGGCTCGCTAATAGCTTTTTGTTTTGCTTCTTTATGCGATAACGCTCTAAACTCGGCTTTTCTAAGTGCATTTTGCTCGCTTGCTTTTTCTATCCAACTAGTCACTAAAAACAGAGTTGCATTTAAACCATATCTCTTCAAAATTGGATAAGCGTAGTAATAATTATCTCTCCAACCATCATCAAAAGTTATAAAAACGCTCTTTTTGGGTAGTTTAAGCTCACCTTTTTTAAATTTCAAAAATTCATCTGAACTTAAAGTTTTATAACCATTTTGACTAAGAAACTTCATTTGAGACTCAAATTCGCTAAGACTGCTAGCGATAAATCCTGATTTTGGCAAAACATGATGATACATAAGAACGGTTATACTCATATCTAATCTTTTTATAATAAAAAAAATAGTATTCTTACAAAAAACAGAGGTTAAATTTGTACGTTATATACTACTTTTTGTTATATCCTTTTTTGCTGATTTTATCATTTTTTCGCAAAAAAACAGATAAAATATTGATTATTCAAACAGCCAAAATCGGCGATTACGCCAACTCTACAATCATTTTTGACGCAGCTAGCAGCACTAAAGGCGGTAAATTTGATATTGTTTTAGATAAAATAAATCTTAATTTTGCAGATTACGACTCCAGAATAGAAAATAAATTTGCAATAAACAAATATAAAAAAGGGATTAAAAAGTTTATTTTGGGTTTTAAACTATTTTTTAAAAGTTATGATAAAATTTATGTTTTGATGCCAAATAATCTAAATTTATTTCTAGCTAAGTTCGCTTTTCCAAAGCATATAATTACGATCAGCCACTACAAAAACAGCTCTTTTTTTTATTTACTTTCAAAAAACGCCAAGGTAATTCAACATACAAAAAACGATTTGACGCTTAAAACATACTTAAAAATGCTTGATTTAGAACTTTTTCAAAATGAACTCCAAAAAGATACGATTAAAGTTAAAAAAATGGTTCAAAAACCACTATTCATACCTGAAAAGTGTGAGAATTTACTTATAAATGAGCATAAATTCAAAGTTGGGTTAAGTCTTAGTGCCGGAAATAAAATGAAAACGATAATTCCTCAAACGTGGGATAAAATCTTTGAAATCTTAAGCAAATTCGATGTTGAAATTTATATTTTCGGAGTCGCAGATGAGATAAATTTGCTTAAAAATACCAACACAAGAAATATAAAAATAGTATCATTAATAGATAAAATCAGCCTCAATGAACTACCTTTTTACATATCAAAAATGAACCTTTATATCTCAAGCGACACTGGAAATTACTACATCGCAGACACTATGGAAGTACCTACTATATGTTTTATGGGACCTTGTTTTGCAAGCGAACAAAGAGGCGTATTTAACTCGCTTATCATAACATCAAATTTGCCGCCATTTAGTGCTGTTTT is from Campylobacter fetus subsp. testudinum 03-427 and encodes:
- a CDS encoding glycosyltransferase, family 9 (Pfam match to PF01075.13 Glyco_transf_9); the protein is MYVIYYFLLYPFLLILSFFRKKTDKILIIQTAKIGDYANSTIIFDAASSTKGGKFDIVLDKINLNFADYDSRIENKFAINKYKKGIKKFILGFKLFFKSYDKIYVLMPNNLNLFLAKFAFPKHIITISHYKNSSFFYLLSKNAKVIQHTKNDLTLKTYLKMLDLELFQNELQKDTIKVKKMVQKPLFIPEKCENLLINEHKFKVGLSLSAGNKMKTIIPQTWDKIFEILSKFDVEIYIFGVADEINLLKNTNTRNIKIVSLIDKISLNELPFYISKMNLYISSDTGNYYIADTMEVPTICFMGPCFASEQRGVFNSLIITSNLPPFSAVFDTIYKTDAKKYFEITQKDEKNIYEFINNLYKSFLSCKDNFPN
- a CDS encoding putative polysaccharide deacetylase (Pfam match to PF01522.17 Polysacc_deac_1) gives rise to the protein MSITVLMYHHVLPKSGFIASSLSEFESQMKFLSQNGYKTLSSDEFLKFKKGELKLPKKSVFITFDDGWRDNYYYAYPILKRYGLNATLFLVTSWIEKASEQNALRKAEFRALSHKEAKQKAISEPASLFLNWDEVEKMKDVFDFHSHTNGHDDAYFGNLRFEDDIFACKKIIKDRLGFDDAHLCWPRGQYDENKLQAAKQIGYEIFYTTKRGINKPDNNLKYIKRVAVKKDAKWLKKTLFIYQNDILGSFYSALKN